In the Nitrospirota bacterium genome, one interval contains:
- a CDS encoding sensor domain-containing diguanylate cyclase gives MNPAYFDIQSLTGLQAVLAELTRMPFALYNSSGDLLLPSPSPDRLLTHITALPAGDEEYRRFVQKGIEKVSLRNDIALLKGPAQQHYLFMPLTINKTLLVALSNPFYLKAFDFEHFLLTEGASYGLSREQLDQWPEHLAVRDYADIQKTASAVRLIFETVLRWSYERTLNQNRFQWMKTLTDVALSITAPSSPAEVYALVLDTLLFVFDIETAAVMVKEGGSFVTAAAAGRMRDAVAPLTIRESPRLAECRESGSAFSSADGAEIAALGFPPAVTTLHLFPQLSFAATSGMAAVCNAALTREQSRCIIDFLRLVSLVLGSLSLREDSRKLAADLDLLAGAVARLLPHLHHREMLYEAIVHTAADLLGAERCSLMMPEDGALTVKAVKGVNQWLMQGVAVKAGEGIAGKVFKDGAALVSKDTAVLERCGFKPRHHYKTGSFMCAPLQFDHERLGVLNIADKSSGREFTDADLSILGHFLAYAALSLKVSGYHALAEQMKELSITDTVTGLFNRRYLEERFTEEIHRSERYNLTFSLVMLDIDDFKLFNDSEGHLAGDDVLKDVARIIHRDSRVNDVACRFGGEEFAILMPQTTKEEAFLVAERVRKNIRESLTEGWQKFPHSCITVSIGIASFPGDGESINELIRSADTALYRAKSLGKDRTMVYNRIESKK, from the coding sequence ATGAATCCGGCATATTTCGATATCCAGTCGTTAACCGGACTGCAAGCCGTTCTTGCCGAGCTCACCCGCATGCCGTTTGCGCTGTACAACAGCAGCGGCGACCTCCTCCTCCCCTCGCCCTCCCCGGACCGGCTGCTCACCCATATCACCGCACTCCCCGCAGGCGATGAGGAATACCGGCGTTTTGTACAGAAGGGCATCGAGAAAGTATCGCTGCGGAACGATATCGCCCTGCTCAAGGGGCCTGCCCAGCAGCACTACCTCTTCATGCCTCTTACTATCAACAAAACCCTTTTGGTAGCGCTCAGCAACCCGTTCTACCTGAAGGCCTTCGATTTCGAGCACTTCCTGCTCACCGAAGGGGCGTCGTACGGGCTCTCGCGGGAGCAGCTCGACCAATGGCCGGAGCACCTTGCGGTGAGGGACTACGCGGATATCCAGAAAACCGCCTCTGCCGTGAGGCTCATCTTCGAAACAGTACTGCGCTGGAGCTATGAGCGCACCCTCAACCAGAACCGGTTTCAATGGATGAAGACGCTGACCGACGTGGCGCTGAGCATTACCGCCCCCTCGTCTCCGGCAGAGGTGTATGCGCTCGTACTCGATACCCTGCTCTTCGTCTTCGATATCGAAACCGCGGCAGTGATGGTCAAAGAGGGCGGTTCGTTCGTAACCGCTGCAGCGGCGGGACGCATGAGGGACGCCGTCGCCCCCCTGACCATACGGGAGTCTCCCCGCCTCGCCGAGTGCAGGGAGAGCGGCTCCGCCTTCTCCTCCGCTGACGGCGCAGAAATAGCCGCGCTCGGGTTTCCCCCGGCAGTAACGACGCTCCACCTCTTTCCGCAGCTCTCGTTCGCCGCTACATCCGGGATGGCGGCGGTATGCAACGCGGCGCTCACCAGGGAACAGTCCCGCTGCATCATCGATTTTCTCAGACTCGTCAGCCTCGTCCTCGGGAGCCTCTCGCTCAGGGAGGATTCGCGCAAGCTCGCCGCGGACCTCGACCTGCTCGCCGGAGCCGTGGCACGACTGCTGCCGCACCTCCACCACCGGGAGATGCTCTATGAGGCGATTGTGCATACGGCTGCGGACCTGCTCGGCGCCGAGCGCTGCTCGCTCATGATGCCTGAAGACGGCGCGCTCACCGTAAAGGCGGTGAAAGGCGTCAATCAGTGGCTTATGCAGGGGGTCGCGGTCAAGGCCGGAGAGGGGATCGCCGGGAAGGTGTTCAAAGACGGGGCGGCCCTCGTCTCGAAAGACACCGCCGTACTCGAGCGCTGCGGCTTCAAGCCGCGCCACCACTACAAGACCGGCTCGTTCATGTGCGCTCCGCTGCAGTTCGACCATGAACGTCTCGGTGTCCTGAACATCGCCGATAAATCGTCCGGCCGGGAGTTCACCGATGCCGATCTGAGCATCCTCGGCCATTTCCTGGCGTATGCGGCGCTCAGCCTGAAGGTCTCGGGCTATCATGCCCTTGCGGAGCAGATGAAAGAGCTCTCGATCACCGACACCGTCACCGGGCTCTTCAACCGCCGCTATCTCGAAGAGCGTTTTACCGAGGAGATCCACCGTTCGGAACGCTACAATCTCACCTTTTCCCTGGTGATGCTCGATATCGATGATTTCAAGCTCTTCAACGACAGCGAGGGACATCTCGCGGGGGACGACGTCTTGAAAGATGTTGCGCGCATCATCCACAGGGATTCGCGGGTGAACGACGTCGCCTGCCGGTTCGGGGGAGAAGAGTTCGCGATCCTCATGCCCCAGACCACCAAGGAAGAGGCATTCCTCGTCGCCGAGCGGGTGCGAAAGAACATCAGGGAATCGCTCACCGAGGGATGGCAGAAATTTCCTCACTCCTGCATCACGGTGAGCATAGGGATCGCCTCCTTTCCCGGCGACGGGGAGAGCATCAATGAGCTGATCAGGAGCGCTGATACCGCGCTCTACCGGGCCAAATCCCTCGGCAAAGACCGGACCATGGTCTACAACAGGATAGAATCGAAGAAATAA
- a CDS encoding chaperone NapD → MIVASGFIEVNEERDVETVVKALEEREVEVTDRKDEKIVFLIEREATGQVKETLDSLKNIEGVRSVYLAYFSLEGADRDPEDTSFFEAR, encoded by the coding sequence ATGATCGTTGCAAGCGGATTCATAGAGGTGAACGAAGAGCGCGATGTCGAGACCGTTGTAAAGGCGCTCGAGGAGCGGGAGGTGGAGGTCACCGACAGGAAGGATGAGAAGATAGTGTTCCTCATCGAACGGGAGGCGACCGGGCAGGTGAAAGAGACGCTCGACTCCCTGAAGAATATCGAAGGGGTCAGGAGCGTCTATCTCGCCTACTTCAGCCTCGAAGGGGCTGACCGGGACCCGGAGGACACCTCTTTTTTCGAGGCGCGCTAG
- a CDS encoding ATP-binding protein — MKDRLSTILPLRLNLHLKFIIGCSLTLVIALGVSFYLIAQRQERLIMSQVENEARVLFKQIVLTRNWISDHGGIFIEKLPWVAPSPYLKDSEITDRQGRRYIKETPAMFTKELSKYAKEKGFYWFHITSLKLTNPENAPDAFEKKALLEFEKHGMSELIAIETIDRAKYLRYISPLHVEESCLNCHAHQHYEVGDVRGAISVMVPVDKTFAEIAENRKGMIIAMALTVLALTAALFLMMRNLVLTPMRRLKRAIRDFSEGNYNPENRLKTGDEFEDLCRAFSEMAGTLTTYHQSLNERIRGATKDIEETNRKLVEANTLLNESNLRKSDFIARASHELRTPLTSIKGAMDYISAKLSAIPEERLEGTSLDDLSIFFQVIKKNSERLIRMVTTMLDIERIEVGAAEFHYTTVNLSYLIAETMTYLQVNADEEGIVLYADLPESLPVCADEDRIKQVVVNLLSNAIKYSPQGAEIGLTAYAEESMVIAEVRDKGPGVPEEEQEKIFEKFYKSGSKEGTGLGLAICKTIIEAHSGTIGVRSDGRNGSCFYFTLPRRSSSGMPLSGPCTVSAEEHRVLEMAKRIVP, encoded by the coding sequence ATGAAAGACAGACTCTCGACCATACTGCCCTTACGCCTGAATCTTCACCTCAAATTCATCATCGGCTGCAGCCTCACCCTCGTCATCGCGCTGGGCGTCTCCTTCTACCTTATAGCCCAGCGCCAGGAGCGCCTCATCATGAGCCAGGTCGAGAACGAGGCCCGCGTCCTCTTCAAGCAGATCGTCCTTACGCGCAACTGGATATCCGACCACGGCGGGATTTTTATCGAGAAGCTCCCCTGGGTAGCGCCCTCTCCTTACTTGAAAGATTCCGAGATCACCGACAGGCAGGGCAGGCGCTACATAAAGGAGACCCCCGCGATGTTCACCAAAGAGCTCTCGAAGTATGCAAAGGAGAAGGGGTTCTACTGGTTTCATATTACCAGCCTCAAGCTCACCAATCCCGAAAATGCGCCCGATGCGTTCGAGAAGAAGGCGCTCCTGGAGTTCGAGAAGCACGGCATGAGCGAGCTCATCGCCATAGAGACCATCGACAGGGCGAAGTATCTCAGGTATATATCCCCCCTGCACGTGGAAGAGTCCTGCCTCAACTGCCATGCGCACCAGCATTACGAGGTCGGCGACGTGCGGGGCGCGATCAGCGTCATGGTGCCGGTGGACAAAACCTTTGCCGAGATCGCCGAGAACAGGAAGGGGATGATCATCGCCATGGCGCTCACCGTCCTCGCCCTCACGGCTGCGCTCTTCCTGATGATGCGCAATCTCGTGCTCACGCCCATGAGGAGGCTCAAGCGCGCCATACGGGATTTTTCGGAGGGCAACTACAACCCCGAAAACAGGCTGAAGACCGGCGACGAGTTCGAGGACCTCTGCCGCGCCTTCTCCGAGATGGCGGGCACCCTCACGACCTACCACCAATCGCTCAACGAGCGCATCCGTGGGGCGACGAAGGATATCGAGGAGACGAACAGAAAGCTGGTCGAGGCGAATACCCTGCTCAACGAGTCGAACCTCCGGAAATCCGACTTCATTGCCCGGGCCTCCCACGAGCTGAGGACCCCCCTCACCTCGATCAAGGGCGCCATGGACTATATATCGGCAAAGCTTTCGGCGATCCCCGAGGAGCGGCTCGAGGGCACCTCACTCGACGACCTCTCGATCTTCTTCCAGGTGATCAAGAAGAACTCCGAGCGGCTCATCAGGATGGTGACCACCATGCTCGATATCGAACGGATCGAGGTGGGAGCAGCCGAGTTCCACTACACCACGGTGAACCTTTCGTATCTCATTGCCGAGACCATGACCTACCTCCAGGTCAATGCCGATGAAGAGGGGATCGTGCTGTACGCCGATCTTCCCGAGTCCCTGCCGGTCTGCGCCGACGAAGACAGGATAAAGCAGGTGGTGGTGAATCTCCTTTCGAATGCCATAAAGTACAGCCCTCAGGGGGCGGAAATCGGCCTCACCGCCTATGCGGAGGAGAGCATGGTCATTGCGGAGGTCCGCGATAAGGGGCCCGGCGTTCCCGAAGAGGAACAGGAGAAGATATTCGAGAAGTTCTACAAGAGCGGCAGCAAGGAAGGGACGGGCCTGGGCCTCGCCATCTGCAAGACGATCATCGAAGCGCACAGCGGGACTATCGGGGTGAGGAGCGACGGCAGGAACGGGAGCTGCTTCTACTTCACGCTGCCGCGCCGGTCGAGCTCCGGCATGCCCCTCTCCGGGCCCTGTACGGTCTCCGCCGAAGAGCACCGGGTGCTCGAAATGGCCAAAAGGATAGTGCCATGA
- the fabG gene encoding 3-oxoacyl-[acyl-carrier-protein] reductase translates to MPVKGHTAVVTGGGRGIGKAIGAALAARGVNIVVVDVQLDIAAATAAEFEKSGVKSLPLKADVSSAADVSGMVEAAVKEFGKIEIFVNNAGITRDGLLLRMKEEDWDAVIGINLKGTFLCTREAVKVMAKQRYGRIVNIASVVAFMGNPGQANYSASKAGIVGLTKTTAKEYASRGITANAVAPGFITTAMTDALPENVRQEMLKAIPMSRFGTVEDVAGAVGFLASPEAGYITGQVIHVNGGMYM, encoded by the coding sequence ATGCCAGTGAAAGGACATACAGCGGTTGTTACCGGCGGCGGTCGCGGGATCGGGAAGGCGATCGGCGCAGCGCTCGCAGCCCGGGGCGTGAATATCGTCGTGGTCGATGTGCAGCTCGATATCGCCGCGGCGACGGCGGCGGAGTTCGAGAAGAGCGGCGTGAAGAGTCTCCCGCTCAAGGCGGACGTTTCGAGCGCCGCCGACGTGAGCGGCATGGTTGAGGCGGCGGTAAAGGAATTTGGTAAAATAGAAATATTTGTGAACAACGCGGGCATTACGCGGGACGGCCTCCTGCTCCGGATGAAGGAGGAGGACTGGGACGCGGTGATCGGCATCAACCTCAAGGGCACGTTCCTCTGTACGAGAGAGGCGGTAAAGGTCATGGCAAAGCAGCGGTACGGCAGGATCGTCAATATCGCTTCGGTCGTCGCGTTCATGGGAAATCCGGGCCAGGCGAACTACAGCGCCTCGAAGGCGGGCATCGTGGGTCTCACGAAGACGACGGCGAAAGAGTATGCGAGCCGGGGCATAACGGCGAACGCGGTCGCGCCCGGTTTCATTACGACCGCCATGACCGATGCCCTTCCGGAGAACGTACGGCAGGAGATGCTCAAGGCGATACCGATGAGCCGGTTCGGCACGGTCGAGGACGTAGCCGGCGCGGTCGGCTTTCTCGCTTCGCCTGAAGCGGGGTATATTACGGGCCAGGTCATTCATGTCAACGGCGGCATGTATATGTAA
- a CDS encoding 4Fe-4S dicluster domain-containing protein: MNQAMNCTRRDFIKLSAISGALALSGGVLQAGCSARAPKEEQAGPLAHIASGGLIRPPGALPENSFRAKCVSCGVCVNVCHAMSYDAVAVAGIGALRNFGTPFIKDMRDFPCTLCMECPRHCPTGALVAVEKEKVAMGRALIDFSLCFGWNGDVCLSCSKACPLGAKVFDFYNGAWGNQPYINDQCVGCGLCVKYCPLGGSAIKVVTRGHYRVAGPAYTAEFTRLLAMPHEERYAVIYGQNLPQIMARGRLVEREYR; the protein is encoded by the coding sequence ATGAACCAGGCGATGAACTGCACGCGAAGGGACTTTATCAAATTATCGGCGATCTCCGGTGCTCTCGCCCTCTCGGGGGGCGTGCTGCAGGCGGGGTGTTCCGCACGCGCGCCGAAGGAGGAGCAGGCCGGCCCGCTTGCCCATATCGCTTCAGGAGGACTGATACGCCCGCCGGGAGCGCTGCCTGAGAACAGCTTCAGGGCGAAGTGCGTCAGCTGCGGCGTCTGTGTCAATGTCTGCCATGCCATGAGCTATGATGCCGTCGCCGTGGCCGGCATCGGCGCGCTCAGGAATTTCGGGACGCCCTTCATAAAGGATATGAGGGATTTCCCCTGCACGCTCTGTATGGAGTGCCCGCGGCACTGCCCCACCGGGGCGCTCGTCGCGGTCGAGAAGGAGAAGGTTGCCATGGGGAGGGCGCTCATCGATTTTTCGCTCTGCTTCGGCTGGAACGGCGATGTCTGCCTCTCCTGCAGCAAGGCCTGCCCCCTGGGGGCGAAGGTCTTCGATTTTTACAACGGTGCCTGGGGCAACCAGCCGTATATCAACGACCAGTGCGTCGGCTGCGGGCTGTGCGTCAAGTACTGCCCCCTCGGCGGCTCGGCGATCAAAGTGGTCACCCGGGGTCATTACCGCGTCGCGGGCCCGGCATACACGGCTGAATTCACGAGGCTCCTCGCCATGCCCCACGAGGAGCGCTATGCCGTTATCTATGGACAGAACCTGCCGCAGATCATGGCGCGGGGAAGGCTGGTGGAGCGTGAATACCGCTAA
- a CDS encoding phosphate-starvation-inducible PsiE family protein — protein MEDQKKDTVIELFRVWLVKADMVFHIIAAVLLLSACTMILFYATINILTPSRNAMIHLVNDVLLALIILELLWTVIRFLKKQKFILGPFLAIGIIAAVRRILLIEAQTSFMEHVPVEKLYELGLSALIIIILMVAYYLSVKAQRLEQ, from the coding sequence ATGGAAGATCAGAAAAAAGATACGGTAATAGAGCTGTTCAGGGTCTGGCTGGTGAAGGCGGATATGGTGTTTCATATTATCGCCGCGGTGCTCCTGCTCAGCGCGTGCACCATGATCCTCTTTTACGCAACGATCAATATCCTGACTCCCTCCCGTAATGCGATGATCCATCTGGTCAACGATGTCCTGCTGGCGCTCATAATCCTCGAGCTCCTCTGGACCGTGATCAGGTTCCTGAAAAAGCAGAAGTTTATCCTGGGGCCCTTCCTCGCCATCGGCATCATCGCAGCAGTGCGGCGGATACTGCTCATCGAGGCCCAGACCTCCTTCATGGAGCATGTGCCGGTCGAAAAGCTGTACGAGCTGGGCCTGAGCGCCCTTATCATTATTATCCTCATGGTCGCTTACTATCTTTCCGTCAAGGCTCAGAGACTGGAACAGTAA
- a CDS encoding YajQ family cyclic di-GMP-binding protein translates to MADEHSFDVVSVVDMQEVTNAVDQALREIGQRFDFKGSKSSIELDKGKGTITLVSDDELKMKSVIDILQSKIVKRGISLKALSYGKLEPAAGNTVRQVVTLQQGVPAEKAKEIVKYIKDMKLKVSPEIQKDQVRVKAKKIDDLQVIIAQLKQKDFGIPLQFENYR, encoded by the coding sequence ATGGCAGACGAACACTCGTTTGATGTCGTAAGTGTGGTGGATATGCAGGAGGTCACCAATGCCGTTGACCAGGCGCTGCGGGAGATAGGCCAGCGCTTCGACTTCAAGGGGAGCAAGAGCTCCATAGAGCTCGATAAGGGAAAGGGGACGATAACCCTCGTCTCCGATGACGAGCTCAAAATGAAGAGCGTTATCGATATCCTCCAGTCGAAGATAGTGAAGCGGGGGATTTCGCTCAAGGCGTTGAGCTACGGCAAGCTCGAGCCGGCTGCGGGGAACACCGTTCGCCAGGTTGTTACGCTGCAGCAGGGCGTACCCGCGGAGAAGGCGAAGGAGATCGTGAAGTATATAAAGGATATGAAGCTCAAGGTGAGTCCCGAGATACAAAAGGACCAGGTCCGCGTGAAGGCCAAGAAGATAGACGACCTCCAGGTCATCATCGCGCAGCTCAAGCAGAAGGATTTCGGGATCCCGCTCCAGTTCGAGAACTACCGGTAA
- a CDS encoding 4Fe-4S binding protein, with translation MNTANGHDALAVLRDEVKEREKTARRALLPLSKLRRFVMASFLMLFILQFARIKVLVGGLTGSVAVWLVKLIDPFAFAESLAASGEITAVALTAVLPVIAVYLVFGRAFCGWVCPMDFLYEMVDSVKRRIREPGARGRKAKDAEQGALYSARETENGEHKRGDSGRIPRRRGIPPRTGYFIAAGLLAFSAIAGIPFFTNYLSHLTNFFRALTGGLFLSLDLPVETPVLLCSAGAVTVLLALEYVFPRLWCRVLCPVGKTYGLFNRISLLRLTVEEGKCERCALCDQKCYMQVEISRHTDRGVIRDGNCIYCGRCVEGCATRNSVIAMKLGRKP, from the coding sequence GTGAATACCGCTAACGGACATGATGCGTTGGCCGTGCTGCGCGATGAGGTCAAAGAGCGCGAAAAGACCGCGCGTCGCGCACTCCTGCCCCTGTCGAAGCTCCGGCGCTTTGTCATGGCTTCTTTTCTGATGCTCTTCATTCTTCAGTTTGCCCGGATAAAGGTGCTCGTCGGCGGCCTCACCGGCTCGGTGGCGGTCTGGCTCGTGAAGCTCATCGATCCGTTCGCCTTTGCCGAGAGCCTTGCCGCGTCAGGGGAGATTACGGCGGTCGCGCTCACTGCAGTGCTCCCGGTAATCGCCGTCTACCTCGTCTTCGGCAGGGCCTTCTGCGGATGGGTCTGTCCGATGGATTTCCTTTACGAGATGGTGGACAGCGTCAAAAGAAGAATCCGGGAGCCGGGAGCCAGGGGCCGAAAGGCGAAAGACGCAGAACAGGGCGCCCTGTACAGTGCACGAGAGACGGAGAACGGAGAGCATAAGAGAGGGGACAGTGGCCGCATCCCTCGGCGGCGGGGGATACCGCCGAGGACGGGGTATTTCATCGCCGCGGGACTGTTGGCGTTTTCGGCAATAGCGGGCATTCCTTTCTTTACCAACTATCTCTCCCATCTCACGAACTTTTTCAGAGCGCTTACGGGAGGACTCTTTCTCTCCCTCGATCTGCCGGTCGAGACGCCGGTCCTCCTCTGCTCGGCCGGCGCGGTGACCGTTCTCCTGGCGCTGGAGTATGTGTTCCCCCGGCTCTGGTGCAGGGTGCTCTGTCCCGTGGGGAAGACCTACGGACTCTTCAACAGGATAAGCCTCCTCAGGCTCACGGTCGAGGAGGGGAAGTGCGAGCGCTGCGCGCTCTGCGACCAGAAGTGTTACATGCAGGTCGAGATCTCCCGGCATACGGACCGGGGCGTCATAAGAGACGGCAACTGCATCTACTGCGGGCGGTGCGTCGAGGGATGCGCGACCCGGAACAGCGTGATAGCGATGAAGCTCGGGAGGAAACCATGA
- a CDS encoding chaperone NapD: MEIVGLIIKVERGGGEELSKALSAMSHVSIQGVKDNQIVLLLDTDDVHVIARNTKEINEMRGVVGVYPVFSRDSLPIP; the protein is encoded by the coding sequence ATGGAGATCGTAGGGCTTATCATAAAGGTGGAACGGGGCGGCGGCGAGGAGCTGTCGAAGGCGCTTTCGGCCATGAGCCATGTCAGCATCCAGGGAGTGAAAGACAACCAGATCGTGCTGCTGCTCGATACCGACGATGTCCATGTGATCGCCCGCAACACGAAGGAGATCAACGAGATGAGAGGAGTCGTCGGCGTCTATCCCGTATTCTCCCGGGACTCGCTCCCTATTCCTTGA
- a CDS encoding response regulator transcription factor: MRHENSGTLLVVDDDRDILKVLKANLELHNFRVATAPSWAEGQARLSEERPDLVILDRMLPDGDGVDICRTLRKTHPDLPIIMLTAKDKVSDKVFGLESGADDYVVKPFETLELIARIKACLRRSKPAETESRVAIGALSIDYRRRIVTMKGKEIILTPKEYELLCYLVAHRGSVISREDIKKHLWKESKIYSWSRVIDVHIQHLRQKIEKNPSEPSYILTVPGIGYRFKE; encoded by the coding sequence ATGAGACACGAGAACTCAGGGACCCTGCTGGTCGTCGACGACGACAGGGACATCCTCAAGGTGCTCAAGGCGAACCTCGAGCTCCATAACTTCCGCGTCGCCACCGCACCGTCATGGGCCGAAGGGCAGGCGCGGCTCTCTGAAGAGCGGCCCGACCTCGTCATCCTCGACCGCATGCTTCCCGACGGCGACGGGGTCGATATATGCCGGACGCTCAGGAAGACGCATCCCGATCTGCCCATCATTATGCTCACTGCCAAGGACAAGGTTTCGGACAAGGTCTTCGGCCTCGAGAGCGGGGCGGACGACTACGTGGTAAAGCCCTTCGAGACCCTCGAGCTGATCGCGCGGATCAAGGCCTGCCTCAGGCGCTCGAAACCCGCCGAAACAGAGAGCCGCGTCGCCATAGGAGCCCTGAGCATCGACTACCGGAGGAGGATCGTCACCATGAAGGGGAAGGAGATTATTCTCACGCCCAAGGAATACGAGCTCCTCTGCTACCTCGTCGCCCACCGGGGCAGCGTCATCAGCAGGGAGGATATCAAGAAACACCTCTGGAAGGAGTCGAAGATATACTCCTGGAGCAGGGTCATCGATGTGCATATCCAGCACCTGCGCCAGAAGATCGAGAAGAACCCTTCGGAGCCCTCCTATATCCTCACCGTCCCGGGCATCGGGTACCGGTTCAAGGAATAG